From the Pseudomonas putida genome, one window contains:
- the mnmE gene encoding tRNA uridine-5-carboxymethylaminomethyl(34) synthesis GTPase MnmE yields MNTVRETIAAIATAQGRGGVGIVRLSGPLASKAGQLITGRTLTPRHAHYGPFRDEDGLVLDEGIALYFPGPNSFTGEDVLELQGHGGPVVLDMLLQRCVQVGCRLARPGEFSERAFLNDKLDLAQAEAIADLIEASSSQAARNALRSLQGEFSKRVHGLTEALIALRIYVEAAIDFPEEEIDFLADGHVLSMLDAVRSELSTVQREAGQGALLRDGMTVVIAGRPNAGKSSLLNQLAGREAAIVTDIAGTTRDILREHIHIDGMPLHVVDTAGLRDTDDHVEKIGVERALKAIGEADRVLLVVDSTAPEASDPFALWPEFLDQRPDPGKVTLIRNKADLSGERVALEQCDDGHVTITLSAKGDDQGLQLLRDHLKACMGYEQTAESGFSARRRHLDALRQASSHLEHGRAQLTLAGAGELLAEDLRQAQQALGEITGAFSSDDLLGRIFSSFCIGK; encoded by the coding sequence ATGAACACTGTGCGTGAAACCATCGCCGCCATCGCCACTGCCCAGGGCCGCGGAGGCGTCGGCATCGTGAGGTTGTCCGGGCCATTGGCGAGCAAGGCGGGGCAGCTGATTACCGGCCGAACGCTGACGCCCCGCCATGCCCACTACGGGCCATTCCGCGACGAGGATGGCCTGGTGCTGGATGAAGGCATCGCGTTGTACTTCCCAGGTCCCAACTCGTTCACGGGTGAGGATGTACTCGAGCTGCAGGGGCATGGCGGCCCTGTGGTCCTGGATATGCTGCTGCAGCGGTGTGTACAAGTGGGCTGCCGCCTGGCGCGTCCGGGCGAGTTCAGCGAGCGTGCGTTCCTCAACGACAAGCTCGACCTGGCCCAGGCCGAAGCCATTGCTGACCTGATTGAAGCGAGCTCCAGCCAGGCTGCGCGCAATGCCTTGCGCTCGCTGCAGGGGGAGTTCTCCAAGCGTGTGCACGGCCTGACGGAGGCGTTGATTGCCCTGCGCATCTACGTCGAGGCCGCGATCGACTTTCCTGAAGAGGAAATCGACTTCCTTGCCGATGGCCATGTGTTGTCGATGCTCGATGCGGTGCGCAGCGAGTTATCCACCGTGCAGCGCGAGGCCGGGCAGGGCGCCTTGCTGCGTGACGGCATGACGGTGGTCATAGCCGGCCGGCCAAATGCAGGCAAATCGAGCCTGCTGAACCAGCTGGCGGGGCGTGAGGCGGCAATCGTTACCGACATCGCAGGCACCACCCGGGACATCCTGCGCGAACATATCCACATCGACGGCATGCCACTGCATGTGGTCGATACTGCCGGCCTGCGGGATACCGACGACCATGTGGAAAAGATCGGCGTGGAGCGCGCGCTGAAGGCCATTGGCGAGGCTGATCGAGTGCTGCTGGTGGTCGACTCCACCGCCCCCGAGGCTAGTGATCCGTTCGCCTTGTGGCCTGAGTTTCTCGACCAGCGGCCAGACCCGGGCAAGGTAACGCTGATTCGCAACAAAGCCGATCTCAGCGGTGAGCGGGTAGCCCTGGAACAATGCGACGATGGCCACGTGACCATCACCCTGAGCGCCAAAGGGGACGATCAGGGGCTACAACTGCTGCGCGATCACCTCAAGGCCTGCATGGGTTATGAACAGACCGCCGAGAGCGGTTTCAGCGCCCGCCGGCGCCACCTCGATGCCTTGCGCCAGGCCAGTTCTCACCTGGAACATGGTCGCGCACAGTTGACTCTGGCTGGAGCGGGTGAACTGCTGGCCGAGGACTTGCGTCAGGCGCAGCAGGCGCTCGGTGAGATCACCGGTGCGTTCAGTTCCGATGACCTGCTGGGGCGGATCTTCTCCAGTTTCTGCATCGGCAAGTAA
- the yidD gene encoding membrane protein insertion efficiency factor YidD — protein sequence MRKLALVPIQFYRYAISPLMANHCRFYPSCSCYALEAIENHGLLRGGWLAVRRLGRCHPWNDGGFDPVPPAPSSRTSSIAE from the coding sequence ATGCGTAAACTGGCCCTCGTTCCGATCCAGTTTTACCGTTACGCCATCAGTCCCCTGATGGCCAACCACTGTCGTTTCTACCCCAGTTGCTCCTGTTACGCTCTTGAAGCCATTGAGAACCATGGTCTCTTGCGTGGCGGGTGGCTAGCCGTTCGTCGCCTGGGGCGTTGTCATCCGTGGAACGACGGCGGTTTCGATCCCGTTCCCCCCGCTCCTTCCTCCCGAACTTCTTCGATAGCCGAGTAA
- the yidC gene encoding membrane protein insertase YidC: MDIKRTILIVALAIVSYVMVLKWNEDYGQAALPTQNTAASTVAPALPDGVPAGTASADVPSANAESSPAELAPAAVSKDLIRIKTDVLELAIDPVGGDIVQLNLPKYPRRQDHPDIPFQLFDNGGERIYLAQSGLTGANGPDARSSGRPLYAAEQKSYQLADGQDQLVVDLKFSDNGVNYIKRFSFKRGEYDLTVSYLIDNQSGQAWNGNMFAQLKRDASSDPSSSTATGTATYLGAAMWTASEPYKKVSMKDIDKGSLKENVSGGWVAWLQHYFVTAWIPAKSDNNVVQTRKDSQGNYIIGYTGPALSVPAGGKVETSAMLYAGPKIQSKLKELSPGLELTVDYGFLWFIAQPIFWLLQHIHSLLGNWGWSIIVLTMLIKGLFFPLSAASYRSMARMRAVAPKLAALKERFGDDRQKMSQAMMELYKKEKINPLGGCLPILVQMPVFLSLYWVLLESVEMRQAPWMLWITDLSIKDPFFILPIIMGATMFIQQRLNPTPPDPMQAKVMKMMPIIFTFFFLWFPAGLVLYWVVNNCLSITQQWYITRRIEAATKKAAA; this comes from the coding sequence ATGGATATTAAACGCACGATCCTGATCGTCGCCCTGGCAATCGTGTCCTACGTCATGGTCCTCAAGTGGAACGAGGACTACGGCCAGGCTGCCCTGCCGACTCAGAATACTGCTGCCAGCACTGTTGCCCCGGCCTTGCCGGATGGTGTGCCGGCCGGTACCGCCAGCGCCGATGTGCCGAGCGCCAATGCCGAATCCAGCCCTGCCGAACTGGCTCCGGCCGCGGTCAGCAAGGATCTGATCCGGATCAAGACCGATGTCCTGGAACTGGCTATCGATCCGGTCGGTGGTGACATCGTCCAGCTGAACCTGCCGAAGTACCCGCGCCGTCAGGACCATCCGGACATTCCGTTCCAGCTGTTCGACAATGGTGGCGAGCGCATCTACCTGGCACAGAGCGGCCTGACCGGCGCCAACGGTCCGGATGCCCGTTCGTCGGGTCGCCCGCTGTATGCTGCCGAGCAGAAGAGCTATCAGCTGGCTGATGGCCAGGACCAACTGGTCGTCGACCTCAAGTTCAGCGACAACGGCGTCAACTACATCAAGCGCTTCAGCTTCAAGCGCGGTGAGTACGACCTGACCGTCAGCTACCTGATCGACAACCAGAGCGGCCAGGCCTGGAACGGCAACATGTTTGCCCAGCTCAAGCGTGACGCCAGTTCCGATCCATCGTCGAGCACCGCCACCGGCACCGCGACCTACCTGGGCGCCGCCATGTGGACAGCTTCCGAGCCTTACAAAAAGGTCTCGATGAAGGACATCGACAAAGGTAGTTTGAAAGAAAATGTGTCGGGCGGCTGGGTTGCCTGGCTGCAGCACTACTTCGTGACCGCTTGGATTCCGGCCAAGTCGGATAACAATGTTGTCCAGACCCGCAAGGACAGCCAGGGTAACTACATCATCGGCTACACCGGCCCGGCCCTCAGCGTTCCGGCTGGCGGCAAGGTTGAAACCAGCGCCATGCTGTATGCCGGTCCAAAGATCCAGTCCAAGCTGAAAGAGTTGTCCCCAGGCCTGGAACTGACCGTCGACTACGGCTTCCTGTGGTTCATCGCCCAGCCGATCTTCTGGCTGCTGCAACATATCCACAGCCTGCTGGGCAACTGGGGCTGGTCGATCATCGTGCTGACCATGCTCATCAAGGGCCTGTTCTTCCCGCTGTCGGCTGCCAGCTACCGCTCGATGGCGCGCATGCGTGCCGTGGCGCCGAAGCTCGCCGCACTGAAGGAACGCTTCGGTGACGATCGCCAGAAGATGTCCCAGGCGATGATGGAGCTTTACAAGAAAGAGAAGATCAACCCGCTGGGCGGCTGCTTGCCGATCCTGGTGCAGATGCCGGTGTTCCTGTCCCTGTACTGGGTACTGCTGGAAAGCGTCGAAATGCGCCAGGCTCCGTGGATGCTGTGGATCACCGACCTGTCGATCAAGGATCCGTTCTTCATCCTGCCGATCATCATGGGCGCCACCATGTTCATCCAGCAGCGTCTGAACCCGACGCCTCCGGATCCGATGCAGGCCAAGGTGATGAAAATGATGCCGATCATCTTCACCTTCTTCTTCCTGTGGTTCCCGGCTGGTCTGGTGCTGTACTGGGTTGTGAACAACTGCCTGTCGATCACTCAGCAGTGGTACATCACCCGCCGTATCGAAGCAGCCACCAAAAAAGCTGCTGCTTGA
- the rnpA gene encoding ribonuclease P protein component: MVSQDFSREKRLLTPRHFKAVFDSPTGKVPGKNLLILARENGLDHPRLGLVIGKKSVKLAVQRNRLKRLMRDSFRLNQQLLGGLDIVIVARKGLGEIENPELHQHFGKLWKRLARSRPTPAANADSAGVDSQNA, encoded by the coding sequence GTGGTGAGTCAGGACTTCAGTCGGGAAAAGCGACTGCTTACACCCCGGCACTTCAAAGCGGTCTTCGACTCCCCAACCGGCAAGGTTCCAGGGAAAAACCTGCTGATCCTTGCTCGCGAGAACGGCCTGGATCACCCGCGCCTCGGCCTGGTGATCGGCAAGAAGAGCGTCAAGCTCGCCGTTCAACGCAACCGCCTCAAGCGCTTGATGCGCGATTCCTTCCGGCTCAACCAGCAATTGCTGGGTGGCCTGGATATAGTGATCGTCGCGCGCAAGGGATTGGGTGAGATAGAAAACCCGGAATTGCACCAACATTTTGGCAAGCTCTGGAAACGCCTGGCGCGCAGCCGGCCAACTCCAGCGGCAAACGCCGATTCCGCAGGGGTAGACAGTCAAAATGCGTAA